In the Larimichthys crocea isolate SSNF chromosome XXI, L_crocea_2.0, whole genome shotgun sequence genome, one interval contains:
- the LOC104923731 gene encoding zinc finger protein 536: MAGLADLVGGHVGEDSFITPSTHPIRSQMALLANQIMDARILSSMNGRAELSQFLRVTNQSIASQVNSTQDDNRKNRKYPCPLCGKRFRFNSILSLHMRTHTGEKPFKCPYCDHRAAQKGNLKIHLRTHKQGILGKGRGRIREENRLLHELEERAILRDRQTRAGHVSQQQQTSNINLLQNPQLPQTVPTQPPFLTNSGATESQPHTSTSPKVTTIPDDPIQAQPSGFRCSFCKGKFRKQQELERHIRILHKPYKCTLCEFAASQEEELIGHVETTHITVDSGSGQKPMMGAGEKRKPVGEFPCEVCGQTFSQAWFLKGHMRKHKDSFEHCCQICGRRFKEPWFLKNHMKVHLNKLAAKRNPPAEHDTSVNMSNLTQDHQNNLYSQYISRIHNRFLTAERADHQDYNHNHILATAGVDMKVREMLGRMISSGPGPLTDAENSSLLGLNHLHPPLSSTSMEYLQKIISNRDTLNSSSSSSSSYPGWQIMTPGLPVEQQMFSPKDQQQCSSYLPVDDGKLCLGDPDTKSISRPGTPGSMSHHGPSEIMTEMGNSHSGSALDPRPQSSSPATGEKVYRCPLSTDYTAAQTASLGFHLDRYHFPHWQNSRDLSSPLQPTSSSSSPNPNPKLRPRSREDWSPVAGHYLGLESHNEKALLINKQSELADKDAGVDSSLSTQTRKSQYEPLDLSVRPESVMSHSAMSPAVLVQMSGVFSNGLSSSITRRLQSYSNAAAELSVKPAYQCDLLVQGTKEEMNTQNACSTGHDGEGEFEKSEQGREDENDDAAKWKMLKNNVLKQEEVVQANVDFQGPGEKKHDNPGSWGRAVPESPISSLENLTPGQSDQLQHQGGLLSFLRSQGSLSSTPASAHKVSLNGGGDMEKDVASARKPFQCRYCPYSASQKGNLKTHVLCVHRKPFDNSLYPDRRLRRSHTPQRPSRLPQSITGDNHAPGRDQIGMTSLCGT; this comes from the exons ATGGCTGGGCTGGCTGATCTGGTGGGTGGGCACGTGGGTGAA GACAGCTTCATTACCCCATCCACCCACCCAATTAGGAGCCAGATGGCGCTTCTGGCCAATCAAATAATGGATGCAAGGATTCTCAGCAGTATGAATGGGAGAGCAGAGCTTTCCCAGTTCTTGAGAGTCACCAATCAAAGCATCGCCTCCCAAGTAAATTCCACCCAGGATGACAACCGCAAGAACAGGAAGTATCCCTGCCCGTTGTGTGGAAAGCGTTTCCGCTTCAACAGCATACTTTCCCttcacatgcgcacacacactggcGAGAAACCCTTCAAGTGCCCGTACTGTGATCACAGGGCCGCACAGAAAGGTAACCTGAAGATACACCTCCGTACTCACAAGCAAGGCATTCTGGGTAAAGGCCGTGGGCGAATTAGGGAGGAGAATAGACTGCTTCATGAGCTTGAGGAAAGGGCAATACTAAGGGATAGACAGACACGAGCTGGTCATGTCAGCCAACAACAGCAAACATCTAATATAAACCTACTGCAGAACCCCCAACTGCCACAGACTGTCCCGACACAACCCCCATTCCTAACCAACTCTGGTGCTACGGAGAGCCAGCCACATACATCCACATCTCCTAAGGTGACTACCATCCCTGATGATCCCATCCAGGCCCAACCCAGTGGTTTCCGCTGCTCATTCTGTAAGGGAAAGTTCAGGAAGCAGCAGGAGCTTGAGCGCCACATCAGGATCCTACATAAACCCTATAAATGCACCTTGTGTGAGTTTGCTGCCTCGCAAGAGGAGGAGCTCATTGGCCACGTTGAGACAACACATATAACTGTGGATTCAGGCTCAGGGCAGAAGCCAATGATGGGGGCCGGTGAGAAGAGGAAGCCCGTTGGTGAATTCCCCTGTGAGGTGTGTGGCCAGACCTTCAGCCAGGCCTGGTTCCTGAAGGGCCACATGAGGAAGCACAAGGACTCTTTTGAACACTGCTGTCAAATCTGTGGCCGTCGATTCAAGGAACCCTGGTTTCTCAAGAACCACATGAAGGTCCACCTTAATAAGCTTGCAGCAAAGCGTAATCCCCCTGCTGAGCATGACACCTCTGTTAACATGAGTAATCTAACACAAGACCATCAAAACAACCTCTACTCGCAGTACATCTCCCGCATTCACAACAGGTTCCTCACAGCTGAGAGAGCTGACCATCAAGATTATAACCACAACCACATACTTGCCACAGCAGGTGTTGACATGAAGGTTAGGGAAATGTTAGGGAGGATGATTTCTTCAGGTCCAGGCCCTTTGACGGATGCAGAGAACTCCTCTTTGTTGGGTTTAAATCATCTCCACCCTCCACTGAGCTCCACTAGCATGGAATATCTGCAGAAAATCATCTCTAACAGAGATACactcaacagcagcagcagcagcagcagcagctacccAGGTTGGCAGATCATGACTCCAGGACTGCCTGTTGAGCAGCAAATGTTCAGTCCTAAAGATCAGCAGCAGTGCTCTTCCTACCTGCCTGTGGATGATGGGAAACTGTGTCTTGGTGATCCAGACACCAAGTCCATCAGCAGACCCGGTACCCCAGGCAGCATGAGCCACCACGGGCCATCAGAGATCATGACAGAGATGGGGAACTCCCACTCTGGCAGTGCTCTCGACCCTCGACCACAATCTTCTTCACCAGCTACAG GTGAGAAAGTCTACAGGTGTCCACTCTCCACTGACTACACCGCTGCACAGACGGCCTCCCTTGGCTTCCATCTGGATCGCTACCACTTCCCCCACTGGCAAAACAGCAGGGATCTTTCTTCTCCACTGCAgcccaccagcagcagctcaagccccaaccccaaccccaaGCTCAGACCTAGATCCAGGGAAGACTGGAGCCCAGTTGCAGGTCACTACCTTGGTCTGGAGAGCCACAATGAAAAAGCCCTGCTCATCAACAAGCAGTCCGAGCTCGCTGACAAAGATGCAGGTGTAGACAGCTCTCTATCTACTCAAACCAGGAAGTCCCAGTATGAGCCTTTGGATTTGTCCGTCAGGCCAGAGTCTGTCATGTCTCATTCAGCCATGTCTCCTGCTGTATTGGTACAGATGTCTGGCGTTTTTAGTAATGGACTCTCCTCCTCCATTACCCGCCGGCTACAAAGTTACTCTAATGCCGCAGCTGAACTCAGTGTGAAACCCGCATATCAGTGTGACCTTTTGGTGCAGGGAACAAAAGAAGAGATGAACACACAGAATGCTTGCTCCACAGGGCACGACGGTGAAGGTGAATTTGAGAAATCTGAGCAAGGGAGGGAGGACGAAAATGACGATGCTGCCAAGTGGAAGATGCTGAAAAATAATGTCCTCAAGCAAGAGGAGGTGGTACAAGCCAACGTTGATTTCCAGGGTCCTGGCGAGAAAAAGCACGACAACCCTGGATCTTGGGGTAGAGCTGTGCCTGAATCTCCTATTTCTTCTCTGGAGAACTTGACTCCAGGACAGTCCGATCAGCTCCAGCACCAGGGCGGCCTGCTTTCCTTTCTCAGATCCCAGGGGAGCCTGAGCAGCACACCTGCCAGCGCACACAAAGTCAGTCTGAACGGTGGGGGGGACATGGAGAAAGATGTTGCATCAG ctCGGAAGCCTTTCCAATGCAGGTACTGCCCCTACAGCGCCTCCCAGAAGGGCAACCTGAAGACTCACGTCCTCTGTGTCCACCGCAAGCCCTTTGACAACAGCCTCTACCCCGACCGCCGCCTCCGACGCTCACACACGCCCCAGAGGCCCTCCAGATTGCCTCAGAGCATCACGGGAGATAATCATGCTCCAGGAAGAGACCAGATCGGCATGACATCACTCTGTGGGACTTga